A DNA window from Ipomoea triloba cultivar NCNSP0323 chromosome 10, ASM357664v1 contains the following coding sequences:
- the LOC116032003 gene encoding nucleolin: MLRILGKSGKVQPIEVGSGSDMEEYDVVEDLSSWEFVNQSDDEDDDRYSFNEDDLDNDESHDEIAMKREDPFLLGSPSSDISMESVSPPQISSPLNVPSVGLNHDYRYNYDYEHDYANNDEDEDEDEDEDEDGYDLDDELVPRWVSDKLGRQRIRKMGKRGSPVMNKAKGLPYYFHKPGSVPSKLR, translated from the coding sequence atgttgaGAATCTTGGGGAAATCCGGAAAGGTGCAGCCTATTGAGGTCGGATCTGGGTCAGACATGGAGGAGTACGACGTCGTGGAGGACCTGTCTTCCTGGGAATTCGTGAACCAATCCGATGACGAGGACGACGACCGCTACTCCTTCAACGAGGACGATCTAGATAACGACGAAAGCCATGATGAAATTGCGATGAAACGTGAAGATCCATTTCTTCTTGGCTCTCCATCTTCCGATATCTCCATGGAATCGGTCTCGCCTCCCCAGATCTCGAGCCCGCTTAATGTCCCCTCAGTTGGGCTTAATCATGATTACCGATACAATTATGACTACGAACATGATTATGCCAACAAcgatgaggatgaagatgaagatgaagacgaAGACGAAGACGGGTACGATTTGGACGATGAATTGGTTCCCAGATGGGTGAGCGATAAGCTTGGAAGGCAGCGGATAAGGAAAATGGGTAAAAGGGGAAGTCCGGTGATGAACAAGGCTAAAGGCTTGCCCTATTACTTCCACAAGCCAGGATCTGTCCCCTCCAAACTAAGGTGA
- the LOC116032001 gene encoding kinesin-like protein KIN-7D, mitochondrial isoform X2: protein MAASTSRGRSSSPFHYRKSSSPYSSSSSSSSFMNGRLMPRSCSSSATSFYGSANEHNSRSMTPTRNRSDSGYTGGYENHTPVHYPSADELLAEPVDTSRSGDSISVTIRFRPMSEREYQRGDEIAWYADGDKIVRNEYNLASSYAFDRVFGPDTGTPEVYDVAARPVVKAAMEGINGTVFAYGVTSSGKTHTMHGDHNSPGIIPLAIKDVFSIIQDTPGREFLLRVSYLEIYNEVINDLLDPTGQNLRVREDAQGTYVEGIKEEVVLSPEHRHVGSNNFNLFSSRSHTIFSLMIESSAHGDDYDGVIFSQLNLIDLAGSESSKTETTGLRRKEGSYINKSLLTLGTVIGKLSEGKASHIPYRDSKLTRLLQSSLSGHGHVSLICTVTPASSNMEETHNTLKFASRAKRVEIYASRNKIIDEKSLIKKYQREISCLKHELDQLRRGMLVGVSQEEILSLRQQLEEGQVKMRSRLEEEEEAKAALLSRIQRLTKLILVSSKNSIPGYMGDVSTAHQRSHSASEDDKLDILREGPLLIDSEIQKDPSSDTSGFKHRRSSSKWNDDISQAGSTITESTQAGELISVSSCGPKLAVDGISMSDQMDLFVEQVKMLAGEIAFSTSTLKRLMEQSVNDPESSKSQIETLEREIQEKKRQMTILEQRIVESGEASIGNASVVEMQKTVMKLMAQCSEKGFELEIKSADNRVLQEQLESKCLENKELMAKISQLEQWLAAVNTDKSSPSERCLSNEYTDELKKKIQTQEIENERLKLEHVQIVEENSGLRVQNQKLSEEASYAKELASAAAVELKNLAEEVTKLSLQNAKLEKELSASREMLNSRSFNMQSGNAGNRKYGDSVRQSRRGRVSSRANDNHDDFDTWDLDPEDLKRELQARKQREATLEAFLAEKEIIEDEYRKKFDEAKKREAALENDLANMWVLVARLKKENCAGQEAKTNDVLTGVDSINDPKVNEVECKDPILNNSQPIDYPTPPPEISKEEPLVARLKARMQEMKDKEHRYLGNGDANSHVCKVCFESPTAAMLLPCRHFCLCKSCSLACAECPLCRTKIADRIFAFT, encoded by the exons ATGGCGGCGTCTACGTCAAGAGGACGGAGTAGCTCACCGTTTCACTACAGGAAATCGTCGAGTCCatactcatcatcttcatcctcctcctcattcatGAACGGCAGGCTCATGCCTCGCTCGTGCTCGTCCTCGGCGACCTCATTCTACGGTTCTGCTAATGAGCACAACTCCAGATCCATGACGCCCACTCGGAACCGGAGTGATTCCGGATACACTGGAGGTTACGAGAATCACACGCCAGTCCATTATCCGTCGGCCGATGAGCTGCTTGCGGAGCCAGTGGATACGTCTAGATCAGGTGACAGCATATCTGTGACCATCAGGTTTCGGCCTATGAG TGAACGGGAATATCAGAGAGGAGATGAGATCGCATGGTACGCAGACGGTGATAAGATTGTACGGAATGAGTATAATCTGGCTTCTTCTTATGCATTTG ATAGAGTCTTTGGACCTGATACAGGCACTCCGGAGGTCTATGACGTAGCTGCTCGACCAGTGGTCAAGGCTGCAATGGAAGGGATAAATG GGACTGTATTTGCTTATGGTGTTACAAGTAGTGGAAAGACACATACTATGCAT GGAGATCACAATTCACCTGGAATAATTCCACTTGCAATTAAGGATGTTTTTAGCATTATTCAAGAT ACTCCTGGACGTGAGTTTTTGCTTCGGGTTTCCTATCTTGAGATCTACAATGAG GTGATCAATGACTTGCTTGACCCCACTGGCCAGAATTTGCGTGTTAGAGAAGATGCACAG GGCACTTATGTTGAAGGTATAAAGGAGGAAGTTGTTTTGTCTCCAG AGCATCGTCATGTTGGttcaaataattttaatctGTTTAGTAGCCGTAGTCACACGATATTTTCATTG ATGATAGAAAGTAGTGCCCATGGAGATGACTATGACGGAGTGATATTTTCTCAACtt AACTTGATTGATTTAGCTGGATCAGAGAGCTCAAAAACGGAAACAACTGGATTGAGAAGAAAGGAAGGGTCGTACATAAACAAAAGTCTCCTGACTCTTGGAACT GTTATTGGAAAGTTAAGTGAAGGGAAGGCATCACATATTCCTTACCGAGACTCAAAACTTACTCGCCTTTTACAGTCCTCATTGAGTGGACATGGACATGTTTCT CTCATATGCACAGTTACTCCTGCATCAAGCAATATGGAGGAAACTCATAACACATTAAAATTTGCTAGCAGGGCTAAGCGTGTTGAAATATACGCCTCACGCAATAAG ATTATTGATGAGAAATCTTTGATTAAGAAGTACCAAAGAGAAATATCTTGTCTCAAACATGAACTTGATCAGCTCAGAAGGGGAATGCTTGTGGGTGTGAGTCAAGAAGAAATCTTGAGCCTAAGGCAACAG TTGGAAGAAGGACAAGTGAAAATGCGATCCAGACtggaggaagaggaggaagCCAAGGCTGCTCTACTGAGCAGAATCCAGAGGCTTACGAAGCTAATACTTGTTTCTTCAAAGAATTCAATTCCTGGCTATATGGGTGATGTCTCCACTGCTCATCAACGGAGTCATTCTGCTTCCGAAGATGAT AAGTTGGATATTCTGCGTGAGGGTCCTTTGCTCATAGACAGTGAGATTCAGAAAGACCCCTCATCAGATACTTCTGGTTTTAAACATAGAAGATCTTCCAGCAAGTGGAATGATGACATCTCACAGGCTGGCAGTACAATTACAGAATCAACCCAAGCTGGTGAACTTATCAGTGTTTCTTCCTGTGGTCCAAAACTGGCTGTT GATGGGATCAGCATGTCAGATCAGATGGATCTCTTTGTTGAGCAAGTCAAGATGCTAGCTGGAGAGATTGCATTCAGCACTAGCACGTTGAAGCGCTTAATGGAGCAGTCTGTAAATGATCCTGAAAGCTCGAAAAGTCAA ATTGAAACTCTTGAGCGTGAAATTCAAGAGAAGAAAAGGCAAATGACGATTTTAGAACAACGCATTGTGGAAAGTGGTGAAGCATCTATTGGTAATGCATCTGTGGTTGAAATGCAAAAG ACAGTGATGAAATTGATGGCCCAGTGTAGTGAAAAGGGTTTTGAGCTTGAG ATTAAATCTGCAGACAATCGTGTCCTTCAGGAACAGTTGGAGAGCAAG TGCTTAGAGAACAAGGAACTGATGGCAAAAATTAGTCAGCTGGAGCAGTGGTTGGCTGCAGTCAATACTGACAAGTCATCCCCTTCTGAAAGATGCTTGTCTAATGAGTATACTGATGAactgaaaaagaaaattcaaaccCAG GAGATTGAGAACGAGAGATTAAAGCTAGAACATGTTCAGATTGTAGAGGAGAACAGTGGGTTGCGTGTACAGAACCAGAAATTGTCTGAGGAAGCATCTTATGCTAAGGAATTAGCATCTGCTGCTGCAGTTGAGCTGAAGAACTTAGCTGAAGAAGTCACCAAGCTCTCCCTACAGAATGCGAaacttgaaaaagaattatctGCTTCTCGAGAGATGTTGAATTCTAGGAGTTTTAATATGCAGTCTGGTAATGCGGGAAACCGTAAGTATGGAGACAGTGTAAGGCAAAGTCGTAGAGGCCGGGTCTCTAGCCGAGCAAATGATAATCATGATGACTTTGACACATGGGATCTGGATCCTGAAGATCTAAAGAGGGAATTGCAGGCAAGGAAACAGCGAGAAGCTACTTTAGAGGCCTTCTTGGCTGAGAAGGAGATTATCGAAGATGAGTACCGGAAAAAGTTTGATGAGGCAAAAAAAAGGGAGGCTGCCTTGGAAAATGATTTAGCAAATATGTGGGTGCTAGTTGCTCGgcttaagaaagaaaattgtgCTGGACAAGAGGCAAAGACCAATGATGTTCTGACTGGAGTGGACAGTATAAATGATCCAAAAGTTAATGAGGTTGAGTGCAAAGATCCTATCTTAAACAATAGCCAACCCATTGATTATCCAACCCCACCTCCCGAGATTTCCAAGGAAGAGCCCCTTGTTGCCCGCTTGAAG GCCAGAATGCAAGAGATGAAGGATAAGGAACACAGGTATTTGGGTAATGGGGATGCAAATTCACATGTGTGCAAAGTGTGTTTTGAATCTCCTACAGCAGCAATGCTTCTTCCTTGCCGTCATTTTTGCT TGTGCAAGTCCTGTTCCCTTGCCTGTGCCGAGTGTCCACTTTGCCGGACAAAGATTGCCGATAGGATATTTGCTTTTACTTAA
- the LOC116032001 gene encoding kinesin-like protein KIN-7D, mitochondrial isoform X1: protein MAASTSRGRSSSPFHYRKSSSPYSSSSSSSSFMNGRLMPRSCSSSATSFYGSANEHNSRSMTPTRNRSDSGYTGGYENHTPVHYPSADELLAEPVDTSRSGDSISVTIRFRPMSEREYQRGDEIAWYADGDKIVRNEYNLASSYAFDRVFGPDTGTPEVYDVAARPVVKAAMEGINGTVFAYGVTSSGKTHTMHGDHNSPGIIPLAIKDVFSIIQDTPGREFLLRVSYLEIYNEVINDLLDPTGQNLRVREDAQGTYVEGIKEEVVLSPGHALSFIAAGEEHRHVGSNNFNLFSSRSHTIFSLMIESSAHGDDYDGVIFSQLNLIDLAGSESSKTETTGLRRKEGSYINKSLLTLGTVIGKLSEGKASHIPYRDSKLTRLLQSSLSGHGHVSLICTVTPASSNMEETHNTLKFASRAKRVEIYASRNKIIDEKSLIKKYQREISCLKHELDQLRRGMLVGVSQEEILSLRQQLEEGQVKMRSRLEEEEEAKAALLSRIQRLTKLILVSSKNSIPGYMGDVSTAHQRSHSASEDDKLDILREGPLLIDSEIQKDPSSDTSGFKHRRSSSKWNDDISQAGSTITESTQAGELISVSSCGPKLAVDGISMSDQMDLFVEQVKMLAGEIAFSTSTLKRLMEQSVNDPESSKSQIETLEREIQEKKRQMTILEQRIVESGEASIGNASVVEMQKTVMKLMAQCSEKGFELEIKSADNRVLQEQLESKCLENKELMAKISQLEQWLAAVNTDKSSPSERCLSNEYTDELKKKIQTQEIENERLKLEHVQIVEENSGLRVQNQKLSEEASYAKELASAAAVELKNLAEEVTKLSLQNAKLEKELSASREMLNSRSFNMQSGNAGNRKYGDSVRQSRRGRVSSRANDNHDDFDTWDLDPEDLKRELQARKQREATLEAFLAEKEIIEDEYRKKFDEAKKREAALENDLANMWVLVARLKKENCAGQEAKTNDVLTGVDSINDPKVNEVECKDPILNNSQPIDYPTPPPEISKEEPLVARLKARMQEMKDKEHRYLGNGDANSHVCKVCFESPTAAMLLPCRHFCLCKSCSLACAECPLCRTKIADRIFAFT, encoded by the exons ATGGCGGCGTCTACGTCAAGAGGACGGAGTAGCTCACCGTTTCACTACAGGAAATCGTCGAGTCCatactcatcatcttcatcctcctcctcattcatGAACGGCAGGCTCATGCCTCGCTCGTGCTCGTCCTCGGCGACCTCATTCTACGGTTCTGCTAATGAGCACAACTCCAGATCCATGACGCCCACTCGGAACCGGAGTGATTCCGGATACACTGGAGGTTACGAGAATCACACGCCAGTCCATTATCCGTCGGCCGATGAGCTGCTTGCGGAGCCAGTGGATACGTCTAGATCAGGTGACAGCATATCTGTGACCATCAGGTTTCGGCCTATGAG TGAACGGGAATATCAGAGAGGAGATGAGATCGCATGGTACGCAGACGGTGATAAGATTGTACGGAATGAGTATAATCTGGCTTCTTCTTATGCATTTG ATAGAGTCTTTGGACCTGATACAGGCACTCCGGAGGTCTATGACGTAGCTGCTCGACCAGTGGTCAAGGCTGCAATGGAAGGGATAAATG GGACTGTATTTGCTTATGGTGTTACAAGTAGTGGAAAGACACATACTATGCAT GGAGATCACAATTCACCTGGAATAATTCCACTTGCAATTAAGGATGTTTTTAGCATTATTCAAGAT ACTCCTGGACGTGAGTTTTTGCTTCGGGTTTCCTATCTTGAGATCTACAATGAG GTGATCAATGACTTGCTTGACCCCACTGGCCAGAATTTGCGTGTTAGAGAAGATGCACAG GGCACTTATGTTGAAGGTATAAAGGAGGAAGTTGTTTTGTCTCCAGGTCATGCACTGTCATTTATTGCTGCTGGTGAAG AGCATCGTCATGTTGGttcaaataattttaatctGTTTAGTAGCCGTAGTCACACGATATTTTCATTG ATGATAGAAAGTAGTGCCCATGGAGATGACTATGACGGAGTGATATTTTCTCAACtt AACTTGATTGATTTAGCTGGATCAGAGAGCTCAAAAACGGAAACAACTGGATTGAGAAGAAAGGAAGGGTCGTACATAAACAAAAGTCTCCTGACTCTTGGAACT GTTATTGGAAAGTTAAGTGAAGGGAAGGCATCACATATTCCTTACCGAGACTCAAAACTTACTCGCCTTTTACAGTCCTCATTGAGTGGACATGGACATGTTTCT CTCATATGCACAGTTACTCCTGCATCAAGCAATATGGAGGAAACTCATAACACATTAAAATTTGCTAGCAGGGCTAAGCGTGTTGAAATATACGCCTCACGCAATAAG ATTATTGATGAGAAATCTTTGATTAAGAAGTACCAAAGAGAAATATCTTGTCTCAAACATGAACTTGATCAGCTCAGAAGGGGAATGCTTGTGGGTGTGAGTCAAGAAGAAATCTTGAGCCTAAGGCAACAG TTGGAAGAAGGACAAGTGAAAATGCGATCCAGACtggaggaagaggaggaagCCAAGGCTGCTCTACTGAGCAGAATCCAGAGGCTTACGAAGCTAATACTTGTTTCTTCAAAGAATTCAATTCCTGGCTATATGGGTGATGTCTCCACTGCTCATCAACGGAGTCATTCTGCTTCCGAAGATGAT AAGTTGGATATTCTGCGTGAGGGTCCTTTGCTCATAGACAGTGAGATTCAGAAAGACCCCTCATCAGATACTTCTGGTTTTAAACATAGAAGATCTTCCAGCAAGTGGAATGATGACATCTCACAGGCTGGCAGTACAATTACAGAATCAACCCAAGCTGGTGAACTTATCAGTGTTTCTTCCTGTGGTCCAAAACTGGCTGTT GATGGGATCAGCATGTCAGATCAGATGGATCTCTTTGTTGAGCAAGTCAAGATGCTAGCTGGAGAGATTGCATTCAGCACTAGCACGTTGAAGCGCTTAATGGAGCAGTCTGTAAATGATCCTGAAAGCTCGAAAAGTCAA ATTGAAACTCTTGAGCGTGAAATTCAAGAGAAGAAAAGGCAAATGACGATTTTAGAACAACGCATTGTGGAAAGTGGTGAAGCATCTATTGGTAATGCATCTGTGGTTGAAATGCAAAAG ACAGTGATGAAATTGATGGCCCAGTGTAGTGAAAAGGGTTTTGAGCTTGAG ATTAAATCTGCAGACAATCGTGTCCTTCAGGAACAGTTGGAGAGCAAG TGCTTAGAGAACAAGGAACTGATGGCAAAAATTAGTCAGCTGGAGCAGTGGTTGGCTGCAGTCAATACTGACAAGTCATCCCCTTCTGAAAGATGCTTGTCTAATGAGTATACTGATGAactgaaaaagaaaattcaaaccCAG GAGATTGAGAACGAGAGATTAAAGCTAGAACATGTTCAGATTGTAGAGGAGAACAGTGGGTTGCGTGTACAGAACCAGAAATTGTCTGAGGAAGCATCTTATGCTAAGGAATTAGCATCTGCTGCTGCAGTTGAGCTGAAGAACTTAGCTGAAGAAGTCACCAAGCTCTCCCTACAGAATGCGAaacttgaaaaagaattatctGCTTCTCGAGAGATGTTGAATTCTAGGAGTTTTAATATGCAGTCTGGTAATGCGGGAAACCGTAAGTATGGAGACAGTGTAAGGCAAAGTCGTAGAGGCCGGGTCTCTAGCCGAGCAAATGATAATCATGATGACTTTGACACATGGGATCTGGATCCTGAAGATCTAAAGAGGGAATTGCAGGCAAGGAAACAGCGAGAAGCTACTTTAGAGGCCTTCTTGGCTGAGAAGGAGATTATCGAAGATGAGTACCGGAAAAAGTTTGATGAGGCAAAAAAAAGGGAGGCTGCCTTGGAAAATGATTTAGCAAATATGTGGGTGCTAGTTGCTCGgcttaagaaagaaaattgtgCTGGACAAGAGGCAAAGACCAATGATGTTCTGACTGGAGTGGACAGTATAAATGATCCAAAAGTTAATGAGGTTGAGTGCAAAGATCCTATCTTAAACAATAGCCAACCCATTGATTATCCAACCCCACCTCCCGAGATTTCCAAGGAAGAGCCCCTTGTTGCCCGCTTGAAG GCCAGAATGCAAGAGATGAAGGATAAGGAACACAGGTATTTGGGTAATGGGGATGCAAATTCACATGTGTGCAAAGTGTGTTTTGAATCTCCTACAGCAGCAATGCTTCTTCCTTGCCGTCATTTTTGCT TGTGCAAGTCCTGTTCCCTTGCCTGTGCCGAGTGTCCACTTTGCCGGACAAAGATTGCCGATAGGATATTTGCTTTTACTTAA
- the LOC116033440 gene encoding protein MEI2-like 7 gives MMIKFLDDHCARENKKANNVVSAYDFLYLPMDFKKEKSKGYAFVNFTNYRAVWRFFHAFHDKTSVFLESSNSIMVVAAKVQGKEAQVKRFESTIFNCESEAFLPDLVAAEDGLNSAEDAIHRRKQMKVLVIGAV, from the exons ATGATGATAAAGTTTTTGGACGATCACTGCGCAAGGGAGAACAAGAAGGCCAACAACGTTGTTTCGGCTTATGATTTCTTGTATTTGCCTATGGATTTCAA gaaggaGAAAAGTAAAGGGTATGCATTCGTGAACTTCACTAACTATAGAGCTGTATGGAGGTTTTTCCACGCATTTCATGACAAAACAAGTGTGTTCCTTGAATCCTCAAATAGCATCATGGTTGTTGCTGCTAAGGTCCAG GGCAAGGAAGCCCAGGTGAAGAGGTTTGAGTCGACCATCTTCAACTGCGAATCTGAGGCGTTTCTTCCG GATTTAGTAGCAGCAGAAGATGGGTTGAACTCTGCAGAAGATGCAATACACAGGAGGAAACAAATGAAAGTTTTGGTAATTGGTGCTGTTTGA
- the LOC116032452 gene encoding uncharacterized protein LOC116032452 gives MGTVTLSAASPSSAPLMIFRRLLRSATPLLSFSLRPKQPVYFYPQTTSLFTPARPHFLYQTHHFSSNHPLQALLQFQDDVVEGTDENTDDDEIEELEPEAVAVTVTTESSEAQRLHSKLQRLTVKEKKELASYAHSLGKKLKSQQVGKSGITDTVILALGETLEKNEILKLKIHGTCPGELEDVVRQLEQATGSVVVGKIGRTVILYRPSLSKLKAEEKKKLVQRAILKKQMLNKDKKPVQVKGQGKGLVPRPSNRGRRGGSRFSLDTAQK, from the exons ATGGGAACCGTAACGTTATCGGCAGCTTCGCCTTCTTCAGCTCCGTTGATGATATTCCGCCGCCTCCTCCGGTCCGCCACCCCTCTCCTCTCTTTCTCCCTCCGCCCAAAACAGCCCGTCTATTTTTACCCCCAGACGACGTCGCTTTTCACCCCTGCCCGCCCCCATTTCTTATATCAAACTCACCATTTCTCTTCAAACCACCCACTTCAAGCCCTTCTACAATTTCAAGACGACGTCGTTGAAGGAACCGACGAAAATACCGATGATGATGAAATTGAGGAACTCGAACCCGAAGCAGTAGCGGTTACAGTTACCACAGAGTCTTCCGAAGCTCAGAGGCTGCATTCGAAGCTTCAGAGACTCACAgtgaaggagaagaaagagTTAGCTTCTTATGCGCACAGTTTGGGGAAGAAGCTCAAGTCCCAACAGGTCGGCAAGTCTGGAATCACTGATACTGTCATCCTCGCATTGGGTGAAACCCTTGAAAAAAATGAGATTTTGAAG CTTAAAATACATGGCACCTGCCCGGGAGAGCTAGAGGATGTGGTGAGGCAATTGGAACAAGCCACGGGATCAGTTGTGGTTGGTAAAATTGGTAGAACCGTGATTCTTTATCGACCAAGCCTTTCCAAATTGAAAGctgaagagaagaagaagcttGTTCAAAGAGctattttgaaaaaacaaatgcTGAATAAAGACAAGAAACCAGTGCAG GTTAAGGGACAGGGTAAGGGACTAGTTCCAAGACCATCTAACCGTGGTCGCAGAGGGGGTAGCAGATTTTCTCTAGATACAGCCCAAAAATga
- the LOC116032451 gene encoding protein DETOXIFICATION 46, chloroplastic, with the protein MYLGARTFQCSFPVQNGIPRLKRSVLIDCPLNCSRGSPTPLPTRFRARQTRLITACISHSRDILHEDVNESEKSTQSVESSQSTVSVSGMGEEEAEKGMQIGETLKSIVSKTDIQEFSADESIWSQIVEIVKFSGPAVGLWLCGPLMSLIDTAVIGQGSSIELAALGPGTVFCDNTSYLFMFLSIATSNLVATALARQDKSEVQHQISTLLFIALTCGVLMLFFTILFGPWGLTAFTGARNAEIITAANTYVQIRGLAWPAILVGLVTQSASLGMKDSWGPLKALAAASVINGVGDIVLCRFFNYGIAGAAWATMVSQVVAAYMMIEALNLKGYNGFAVSIPSYKELQQIFVLAGPVFITMMSKVAFYSLLVYCITSMGTHVLAGHQVMIQLFCLCAVWSEPLSQTAQSFMPELIYGVNRNLSKAQMLLKSLLIIAAINGFLLACIGTSIPWLFPKVFSPDPAVIREMQSVLIPYFLALCVSPSVHSLEGTLLAGRDLKFISASMSGLFGLVSLLLLLLSRKGFGLAGCWFTLVAFQWSRYAVALRRLTSPNGMLYSEDSTYYEVDKLKAV; encoded by the exons ATGTATCTCGGAGCTCGAACATTCCAATGCTCGTTTCCAGTTCAAAACGGAATCCCCAGATTGAAACGAAGCGTCCTCATCGACTGCCCTTTGAATTGTTCCCGCGGTTCTCCCACCCCGTTACCGACCCGATTCCGTGCTCGCCAAACCCGACTGATCACCGCTTGCATCAGTCACAGTCGCGATATACTTCACGAAGACGTCAATGAGTCCGAGAAGTCAACGCAGAGTGTAGAAAGCAGTCAAAGCACAGTCTCGGTTTCAGGAATGGGAGAAGAGGAAGCAGAAAAAGGAATGCAGATTGGAGAAACACTCAAAAGTATAGTGTCTAAGACTGATATACAAGAATTTTCAGCGGATGAGAGTATTTGGAGCCAAATCGTGGAGATTGTGAAGTTTTCTGGTCCGGCCGTGGGGCTATGGTTGTGCGGGCCATTGATGAGCCTCATTGACACTGCCGTCATTGGCCAAGGAAGCTCCATTGAACTAGCCGCATTAG GACCAGGGACTGTGTTTTGCGATAATACAAGTTATCTTTTTATGTTTCTTTCTATTGCTACTTCAAATTTGGTTGCTACTGCTCTAGCTAGACAG GATAAAAGTGAAGTTCAACACCAAATATCCACTTTGCTTTTTATTGCATTGACATGTGGTGTTTTAATGCTTTTCTTTACAATATTATTCGGTCCATGGGGTCTAACTG CTTTTACGGGGGCAAGGAATGCAGAAATTATAACTGCAGCAAATACATAtgttcag ATTCGAGGGCTAGCATGGCCAGCAATACTAGTTGGATTGGTCACCCAAAGTGCAAG TCTAGGCATGAAAGATTCGTGGGGACCTTTGAAAGCTTTAGCAGCTGCCAGTGTTATTAATGGTGTTGGAGACATAGTTCTGTGTAGATTTTTCAATTATGGAATTGCAGGAGCAGCATGGGCAACAATGGTGTCACAA GTGGTTGCTGCTTATATGATGATTGAAGCTCTGAACCTGAAAGGGTATAACGGTTTTGCAGTCTCTATTCCTTCGTACAAGGAACTTCAGCAGATATTCGTGCTTGCAGGCCCAGTGTTCATAACAATGATGTCAAAG GTGGCTTTTTACTCTTTACTTGTCTATTGCATTACATCAATGGGCACACACGTACTTGCTGGCCATCAG GTTATGATACAATTATTCTGCTTGTGTGCTGTATGGAGTGAGCCTCTCTCTCAGACAGCACAGTCATTTATGCCTGAGCTGATATATGGAGTTAATCGAAATTTATCCAAG GCTCAGATGTTGTTGAAGTCACTGTTGATTATTGCTGCAATAAATGGATTCTTATTGGCATGTATTGGAACCTCAATTCCCTGGTTGTTCCCCAAAGTATTCTCACCCGACCCTGCGGTCATTCGAGAG ATGCAGAGTGTGTTGATACCATACTTCCTTGCACTTTGTGTGTCGCCCAGTGTCCACAGCCTTGAGGGAACATTATTG GCTGGACGAGATTTGAAATTCATTAGTGCATCAATGTCTGGACTCTTTGGTTTGGTTTCTCTTCTCCTCTTG CTATTGAGCAGAAAAGGGTTCGGTTTGGCAGGATGTTGGTTTACACTTGTTGCATTTCAATGG TCTCGATATGCTGTTGCTCTAAGACGCCTAACCTCACCTAATGGAATGCTTTATTCTGAAGATTCAACTTATTATGAGGTGGATAAGTTGAAAGCCGTATAG